A region from the Cryptosporangium arvum DSM 44712 genome encodes:
- a CDS encoding alpha/beta hydrolase: MPVDPSIEPILALINSPGMPALGAGTPEEARRNFRGITIDVRDPSTLVPVASISDVTVGSLPGRVYRPDGDGPVPTVVFFHGGGFVLGDVDTHDDHARWICREVGAVVLSVGYRLAPESPWPGPVDDALSAVRWASEHIDALGGDASRIAVAGDSAGGNLAAVVAQDCRDAGGPAIAAQLLIYPATDFVEEFPSLAQNAHGYFLTGTDMAWFSANYLPPTAEKADPRLSPLRGRLEGLPPAVVVTAEFDPLRDAGEAYATALAAAGVPTRAHRFDGLIHGFFGLAAASPAAEKALRTSCASLRELLG; encoded by the coding sequence ATGCCCGTTGACCCGTCGATCGAGCCGATCCTGGCGCTCATCAACTCGCCGGGGATGCCCGCGCTCGGGGCCGGAACGCCGGAGGAGGCCCGGCGCAACTTCCGCGGTATCACCATCGACGTCCGGGACCCCTCGACGCTCGTTCCGGTGGCGTCGATCTCGGACGTGACCGTCGGGTCGCTTCCCGGGCGGGTGTACCGGCCGGACGGCGACGGTCCGGTGCCGACGGTCGTGTTCTTCCACGGTGGCGGGTTCGTGCTCGGCGACGTCGACACCCACGACGACCACGCGCGGTGGATCTGCCGTGAGGTCGGCGCGGTCGTGCTCAGCGTCGGCTACCGGTTGGCGCCGGAGTCACCGTGGCCGGGGCCGGTGGACGACGCGCTCTCGGCCGTGCGCTGGGCGTCGGAACACATCGACGCGCTGGGCGGGGACGCGTCCCGGATCGCGGTCGCCGGCGACAGCGCGGGCGGGAACCTGGCCGCGGTCGTCGCGCAGGACTGCCGGGACGCCGGTGGCCCGGCGATCGCCGCGCAGCTGCTCATCTACCCCGCGACCGACTTCGTCGAGGAGTTCCCGTCGCTGGCGCAGAACGCCCACGGCTACTTCCTGACCGGCACCGACATGGCGTGGTTCAGCGCGAACTACCTCCCGCCGACGGCCGAGAAGGCCGACCCCCGGCTCTCGCCGCTGCGCGGGCGCCTGGAGGGGCTGCCGCCCGCGGTGGTCGTCACCGCGGAGTTCGATCCGCTGCGCGACGCCGGCGAGGCGTACGCGACGGCGCTGGCCGCGGCCGGCGTACCGACCAGGGCGCACCGCTTCGACGGACTGATCCACGGGTTCTTCGGCCTGGCGGCCGCGTCCCCGGCCGCGGAGAAGGCGCTGCGTACCTCGTGCGCCTCGCTCCGCGAGCTGCTGGGGTGA
- a CDS encoding FAD-dependent oxidoreductase, whose protein sequence is MAVRSWFKVRKRQKSRSAGPVRRSPVPDTRTPLNVVVVGAGIGGLTAALLLGRRGHRVVVVEQEPIAAPAALADARWWWRSSTPQAAHAHVFPARCRELLAAEAPDVLAALRRAEVAEIRLTQHAPSTLTGPVEDDPRLVGLAARRSVFEWVLRRAVLGERGVTLLSGLPAVGLVLGKSEHQRVTAVRLAGGQFLPADLVVDAAGRRSPVPGWLLAAGGPPLTAEETPGAVTSHTRFYETRGGEPGPPAVLGGVYEGFTSRLVPAEAGVFAVTFEVPADDRAFDALVDGRAFDRAAAAVPGFAEWTDPDASRRLTRVARLTSADNRLQRLTKDGRPLVVGLLPVGDAVCATSPGHGRGVTLAMLSAVRLVQAVDANPGLAPADATARTLAMDAAIGAEIAPWFRDSAALDAGSTTHAELARAAQRDPLVWSAYTRMQNLLVVPSAVLNDPDVMAVVQATRASGWRPDADAVPTREDVLVALAGPVTIPTQRVAPELTPV, encoded by the coding sequence GTGGCAGTGAGATCCTGGTTCAAGGTGCGTAAACGGCAGAAGTCCCGATCGGCGGGCCCGGTTCGCCGGTCACCCGTTCCGGATACGCGGACCCCGCTCAACGTCGTCGTCGTGGGTGCCGGTATCGGTGGCCTCACCGCGGCCCTCCTGCTGGGGCGGCGCGGTCACCGCGTCGTCGTGGTGGAGCAGGAGCCGATCGCGGCGCCCGCGGCCCTGGCCGACGCCCGCTGGTGGTGGCGTTCGAGCACACCGCAGGCAGCCCACGCGCACGTCTTCCCGGCGCGCTGCCGGGAACTGCTCGCGGCCGAGGCGCCCGACGTCCTGGCCGCGCTGCGTCGCGCCGAGGTCGCCGAGATCCGGCTGACGCAGCACGCACCCTCCACGTTGACCGGTCCGGTCGAGGACGACCCCCGGCTGGTCGGGCTGGCGGCCCGGCGGTCGGTGTTCGAGTGGGTGCTGCGCCGGGCGGTCCTCGGCGAGCGTGGCGTCACGCTGCTCTCCGGGCTGCCCGCGGTGGGGCTGGTGCTGGGTAAGAGCGAGCACCAGCGGGTCACCGCGGTCCGGCTGGCCGGCGGGCAGTTCCTCCCGGCCGACCTCGTCGTGGACGCGGCCGGCCGGCGTTCGCCGGTACCCGGTTGGCTGCTGGCGGCCGGCGGACCACCGCTGACCGCCGAGGAGACGCCGGGCGCGGTCACGTCGCACACCCGCTTCTACGAGACGCGCGGCGGCGAACCCGGACCGCCCGCGGTGCTCGGCGGGGTCTACGAGGGCTTCACCAGCCGGCTGGTGCCGGCCGAGGCCGGGGTGTTCGCGGTGACGTTCGAGGTGCCCGCCGACGATCGTGCCTTCGACGCGCTCGTCGACGGCCGGGCGTTCGACCGGGCGGCCGCCGCCGTCCCCGGCTTCGCGGAGTGGACCGATCCGGACGCGAGTCGGCGCCTGACCCGGGTCGCGCGTCTGACCAGTGCCGACAACCGGCTCCAACGGCTGACCAAGGACGGGAGACCGCTCGTCGTCGGGTTGCTGCCGGTCGGCGACGCGGTGTGCGCCACGTCGCCGGGGCACGGCCGGGGCGTCACGCTGGCGATGCTCTCGGCGGTGCGGCTCGTGCAGGCCGTCGACGCCAACCCGGGCCTCGCCCCGGCCGACGCGACCGCGCGCACGCTCGCCATGGACGCCGCGATCGGCGCGGAGATCGCGCCGTGGTTCCGCGACTCCGCCGCGCTCGACGCCGGGTCGACGACGCACGCCGAGCTCGCGCGGGCGGCCCAGCGCGACCCGCTGGTGTGGTCGGCGTACACGCGGATGCAGAACCTGCTCGTCGTGCCCTCGGCGGTGCTCAACGACCCCGACGTGATGGCGGTCGTCCAGGCCACGCGGGCGTCGGGCTGGCGTCCCGATGCCGACGCCGTCCCCACCCGCGAGGACGTCCTGGTGGCGCTCGCGGGCCCGGTCACCATCCCCACCCAGCGCGTCGCTCCCGAGCTCACGCCGGTGTGA
- a CDS encoding carbon-nitrogen hydrolase family protein: MRTTRFAAVAAPFGRDLEECFARIGRVLALSRARGVRMVALPDACLGGYAANSGDAPPGLDPDGPEIHRLAALAGDMVVCAGYRERGAVRYNSAVCVTGDGVLGRHVTGEPFGAFDTPVGRIGMMIGYDKAFPEAARALAADGAEIGVCLSAWPASSGNHSPDLGRDRWTRRFDLFDRARAVENQLLWLSANQSGSFGDVRFVASAKVVDPSGDVLATTGTAAGAAIADVDVAESVGLARRAMIGRVGTATSVSGDSSDTGSVPVAAWQ; the protein is encoded by the coding sequence ATGAGAACCACCCGATTCGCGGCGGTGGCCGCGCCGTTCGGCCGCGACCTCGAGGAATGCTTCGCGCGAATCGGACGCGTCCTCGCGTTGAGCCGTGCGCGTGGCGTCCGGATGGTGGCGCTGCCGGACGCCTGCCTCGGGGGTTATGCCGCGAACTCCGGCGACGCGCCGCCCGGACTCGACCCGGACGGACCCGAGATTCACCGCCTCGCGGCCCTCGCCGGCGACATGGTGGTGTGCGCCGGTTACCGCGAGCGCGGTGCGGTTCGATACAACAGTGCGGTGTGCGTCACCGGGGACGGCGTGCTGGGGCGCCACGTGACGGGTGAGCCGTTTGGTGCCTTCGACACTCCTGTAGGCAGAATCGGGATGATGATCGGATACGACAAGGCCTTCCCCGAAGCCGCACGAGCACTCGCCGCCGACGGCGCGGAGATCGGCGTCTGCCTCTCGGCCTGGCCGGCGAGCAGCGGCAACCACTCGCCCGACCTCGGTCGCGACCGGTGGACCCGGCGGTTCGACCTGTTCGACCGGGCCCGCGCCGTGGAGAACCAGCTGCTCTGGCTGTCCGCGAACCAGTCCGGCTCGTTCGGTGACGTCCGCTTCGTCGCGAGCGCCAAGGTCGTCGACCCGAGTGGCGACGTGCTCGCCACGACGGGCACCGCGGCCGGGGCGGCGATCGCCGACGTCGACGTCGCCGAGTCCGTCGGTTTGGCCCGGCGCGCGATGATCGGTCGGGTAGGCACCGCGACGAGCGTCTCCGGCGACTCGTCCGATACAGGAAGCGTTCCGGTCGCAGCGTGGCAGTGA
- a CDS encoding TetR/AcrR family transcriptional regulator codes for MTTTPTARTPAPRGRPRDPALEDRVFRAAIDLFGQKGWAGFTIDGVARAAGVGKASLYLRWESKQQLLFDALAARASVDVSIDTGDIRSDLRHLGSQLLNMFWADGGVTYMRLVVEGAVHEEFAEHRDRLTHPTMLAARQIVRRATARGELPAGTSPALVLDAILGATLVHVAVTPAELRDVAREQSEKYLDQLVDLVIAGARGTAG; via the coding sequence GTGACCACCACTCCGACCGCCAGGACCCCCGCACCACGGGGCCGGCCCCGCGACCCCGCGCTGGAGGACCGCGTCTTCCGCGCCGCGATCGACCTGTTCGGCCAGAAAGGCTGGGCGGGGTTCACGATCGACGGCGTCGCCCGCGCCGCCGGCGTCGGCAAGGCGTCGCTCTATCTGCGTTGGGAGAGCAAACAGCAACTGTTGTTCGACGCGCTGGCGGCCCGGGCATCGGTGGACGTCTCGATCGACACCGGCGACATCCGCTCCGACCTGCGCCATCTCGGCTCCCAGCTGCTCAACATGTTCTGGGCCGACGGCGGGGTCACGTACATGCGCCTGGTCGTCGAGGGTGCCGTGCACGAGGAGTTCGCCGAGCACCGCGACCGGCTGACGCACCCGACGATGCTGGCCGCCCGCCAGATCGTCCGGCGGGCGACGGCCCGGGGCGAACTGCCCGCCGGGACGTCACCCGCGCTGGTGCTCGACGCGATCCTCGGCGCGACCCTGGTGCACGTCGCGGTCACCCCCGCGGAGTTGCGTGACGTGGCGCGGGAGCAGAGCGAGAAGTACCTCGACCAGCTCGTCGACCTGGTGATCGCCGGGGCACGCGGGACGGCCGGTTAG
- a CDS encoding PaaI family thioesterase produces MTDEQLVSGRGITAGERFTDPDLWADVDGEGPHLWRTLGYRQSGWEPGSSTVEWDATPDYCFPSAGGPIVQGGLVTALLDAAMGGACWTVLDNDQAFLTADLRVEFLRSSRPGLLRATGEVIRRTRRVVFCAAELHDADDVLLATSRCTQVLLPADGRAGRYGPPEPDGAPPRDARG; encoded by the coding sequence ATGACCGACGAACAGCTGGTGTCCGGGCGCGGTATCACCGCCGGGGAGCGGTTCACCGACCCCGACCTCTGGGCGGACGTGGACGGCGAAGGCCCACACCTGTGGCGGACGCTCGGCTACCGGCAGTCCGGCTGGGAGCCCGGCAGCAGCACGGTCGAGTGGGACGCCACGCCCGACTACTGTTTCCCGTCCGCGGGCGGGCCGATCGTGCAGGGCGGGCTCGTCACCGCGCTGCTCGACGCCGCGATGGGCGGCGCGTGCTGGACCGTGCTCGACAACGACCAGGCCTTCCTCACCGCGGACCTGCGGGTGGAGTTCCTGCGCAGCTCCCGTCCCGGCCTGCTGCGTGCCACCGGCGAGGTGATCCGGCGGACGCGTCGCGTGGTGTTCTGCGCGGCCGAACTGCACGACGCCGACGATGTCCTGCTGGCCACGAGTCGCTGCACGCAAGTACTCCTCCCGGCGGACGGACGGGCCGGCCGCTACGGCCCGCCGGAACCGGACGGTGCCCCTCCGCGCGACGCCCGCGGCTAA
- a CDS encoding PucR family transcriptional regulator — MERAGVRGAVLAAEDKIGDLVLERIVAEIPAYRALDARQLAEVRAIALWLLRRVLDLWVDRVELSPDDLLRVRGIGAARAADGRPLPSVLRAYRVAANTAIDQIVELVEPALTVADTIAFARLWLSSFDQLSEAIYEGYSVSAERLTADRARAVREFLDDLLAGRQAHPGAAADRSRALGVALPNPACLLVVEPDGVPPAEELGAALGAGALVTVHGRRVVLLFPARDEDTIRAALTELNGRGCAIRPPRPDTLVDAYRLAVLALDLAPPDAYESGPLLGESDGYALAVLAGRPPAAPGLVARRLLGALLDPGQEHVREGLEAFLAAGSATTAAARVGLHPQSLRYRLRRVRELTGRDPRRSWDRFVLDLGSRIAATLRSTEE; from the coding sequence ATGGAACGGGCGGGTGTTCGCGGCGCCGTTCTCGCGGCCGAGGACAAGATCGGTGACCTGGTCCTCGAGCGGATCGTCGCGGAGATCCCGGCCTACCGGGCGCTGGACGCCCGCCAGCTCGCCGAGGTGCGCGCGATCGCGCTCTGGTTGCTGCGCCGGGTTCTCGACCTGTGGGTGGACCGGGTCGAGCTGAGCCCGGACGACCTGCTCCGGGTACGCGGCATCGGGGCCGCGCGGGCCGCGGACGGGCGGCCGCTGCCGAGCGTGCTGCGGGCCTACCGGGTCGCCGCGAACACCGCGATCGACCAGATCGTCGAACTGGTCGAGCCCGCGTTGACGGTGGCCGACACGATCGCGTTCGCGCGGCTCTGGCTGAGCAGCTTCGATCAGCTGAGCGAGGCGATCTACGAGGGCTACAGCGTCTCCGCGGAGCGGCTGACCGCCGACCGCGCCCGCGCGGTGCGCGAATTCCTCGACGACCTGCTGGCCGGACGCCAGGCGCACCCCGGTGCGGCCGCCGACCGCTCCCGCGCCCTCGGCGTCGCCCTGCCGAACCCGGCCTGCCTGCTCGTCGTCGAGCCGGACGGGGTGCCGCCGGCCGAGGAACTCGGTGCGGCACTGGGTGCCGGTGCGCTCGTCACCGTGCACGGGCGCCGGGTCGTGCTGCTGTTCCCGGCGCGCGACGAGGACACGATCCGCGCCGCGCTCACCGAGCTGAACGGCCGCGGATGCGCGATCCGCCCGCCCCGGCCGGACACGCTCGTGGACGCCTACCGCCTGGCCGTCCTCGCGCTCGACCTCGCGCCACCGGACGCGTACGAGAGCGGCCCGCTGCTCGGCGAGTCCGACGGCTACGCGCTCGCGGTGCTGGCCGGGCGCCCACCGGCAGCGCCGGGGCTCGTCGCGCGCCGGTTGCTGGGCGCGCTGCTCGACCCGGGCCAGGAACACGTCCGCGAGGGGCTCGAGGCGTTCCTGGCCGCCGGCTCGGCGACCACCGCGGCGGCCCGGGTGGGGTTGCACCCGCAGAGTCTGCGGTACCGCCTACGGCGGGTGCGTGAGTTGACCGGACGCGACCCGCGCCGGAGCTGGGACCGGTTCGTGCTCGACCTCGGCTCGCGGATCGCCGCGACGTTACGCTCGACGGAGGAATAG
- a CDS encoding antibiotic biosynthesis monooxygenase family protein: MAVVKINAIEVPEGAGPELEKRFGARHGAVEGSPGFLGFELLRPVKGETRYFVYTRWESEEHFQAWVNGPAMEAHSGERARPVASGSSLLEFEVIQSADPQA, from the coding sequence ATGGCTGTCGTGAAGATCAACGCGATCGAGGTTCCCGAGGGCGCAGGCCCCGAGCTGGAGAAGCGCTTCGGCGCACGGCACGGCGCGGTCGAGGGTTCACCCGGTTTCCTGGGGTTCGAGCTGCTCCGTCCGGTGAAGGGCGAGACCCGCTACTTCGTCTACACCCGGTGGGAGAGCGAGGAGCACTTCCAGGCGTGGGTGAACGGCCCGGCCATGGAGGCGCACTCCGGTGAACGGGCCCGCCCGGTCGCGTCCGGCTCGTCCCTGCTCGAGTTCGAGGTCATCCAGTCCGCGGACCCCCAGGCGTAA
- a CDS encoding cysteine hydrolase family protein yields the protein MPTTAVLTVDARPYPYTFDPATTALVVIDMQRDFMEPGGFGETLGNDVGLLRSTIEPTAAVLAAFRAAGILIVHTREGHRPDLSDLPPAKRDRGSPTLRIGDEGPKGRILVVGEEGQDIVDELKPLPGEPVVDKPGKGAFYATNFGELLREQQITSLIVAGVTTEVCVHTTVREANDRGYECLVLADCVGSYFPEFHRVALDMIAAQGGIFGWVAPSAAVLDALGR from the coding sequence ATGCCAACCACCGCGGTTCTGACCGTGGACGCTCGCCCCTACCCGTACACCTTCGACCCGGCCACCACCGCGCTCGTCGTCATCGACATGCAGCGCGATTTCATGGAGCCCGGCGGCTTCGGCGAGACGCTCGGCAACGACGTCGGCCTGCTGCGCTCGACGATCGAGCCGACCGCCGCCGTCCTGGCCGCGTTCCGCGCGGCCGGGATCCTGATCGTCCACACGCGCGAGGGGCACCGGCCCGACCTCTCGGACCTCCCCCCGGCCAAACGCGACCGCGGGAGCCCGACGCTGCGTATCGGCGACGAGGGGCCGAAAGGGCGGATCCTCGTCGTCGGCGAGGAAGGGCAGGACATCGTCGACGAGCTCAAGCCGCTCCCCGGTGAGCCCGTCGTCGACAAACCCGGCAAGGGCGCGTTCTACGCCACGAACTTCGGCGAGCTCCTGCGGGAGCAGCAGATCACCAGCCTGATCGTGGCCGGTGTGACCACCGAGGTCTGCGTGCACACCACGGTCCGGGAGGCGAACGACCGGGGCTACGAGTGCCTGGTCCTCGCCGACTGCGTCGGCTCGTACTTCCCCGAGTTCCACCGGGTCGCCCTCGACATGATCGCCGCCCAGGGCGGGATCTTCGGCTGGGTCGCTCCGTCCGCCGCCGTGCTCGACGCACTGGGGAGATGA
- a CDS encoding S1 family peptidase → MRLPRLRLTAAVLAVGVSALTLGIATPAEAHKHPTPVELISPAVVRIMTYGKVSISLIEHNFRGSTGNDISLVQRSYQPLLATGSGSVVNPSGTIVTSPSITGVDLKRAANFAVNKIFNERYGDGAPMPADPYSRAKPSANTDDVVSKRLQRCYSGNTTDETGGCVIFTQAVVTVQPFVADQSKFGDLPAEVVYPTAGKKSDVAVLKVGASSMPSVVMGSSADEVEAVSSLGFTNTPSDEKSLKLTQAHFTKKGSGVVRPNDDYLAQLKTGFASGMSGGPVVSEKGQVVGFLAQSGNDIKLVGPDAISEALAAVGVEPERGPTDLVYENALHNYNNQLYTAAAPNLTQVLKLYPGHGLATEKLATAQQRKGTSADKGTNGATDTSGFGNTADGGSSDSGGSTNILLWGGLAAVVVLAVLLGVVLLRGRGKGTPVPDGSSPDPNLMPGYGAPYPGQAGPPPGWVDPRYQQYAGQPYPGVPAYSETPFPGAPDPNSEAQTVLRYSPTNPPPVSGVPAVAGPSVPGASNPSGATAVIGGQSAEGAAAQPGSLAGALATHGESAAGSCDQCGQPLQPGQQFCGYCGNRVH, encoded by the coding sequence ATGCGTCTGCCTCGTCTCAGACTGACCGCCGCCGTTCTTGCTGTCGGCGTCTCGGCCCTCACGCTCGGTATCGCCACCCCCGCCGAGGCCCACAAGCACCCGACGCCGGTCGAGCTCATCTCCCCGGCGGTCGTCCGGATCATGACCTACGGCAAGGTCAGCATCTCGCTTATCGAACACAACTTCCGCGGTTCCACCGGCAACGACATCTCGCTCGTGCAGCGCTCCTACCAACCCCTGCTGGCCACCGGCAGCGGTTCGGTGGTCAACCCGAGCGGCACGATCGTCACGTCGCCGAGCATCACCGGCGTGGACCTGAAGCGGGCCGCGAACTTCGCGGTCAACAAGATCTTCAACGAGCGGTACGGCGACGGCGCTCCGATGCCGGCCGACCCCTACAGCAGAGCCAAACCGTCGGCCAACACCGACGACGTGGTCAGCAAGCGGCTGCAGCGCTGCTACTCGGGCAACACGACCGACGAGACCGGCGGCTGCGTGATCTTCACGCAGGCCGTGGTCACCGTCCAGCCGTTCGTCGCCGACCAGAGCAAGTTCGGTGACCTCCCGGCCGAGGTCGTGTACCCCACCGCGGGCAAGAAGTCCGACGTCGCGGTGCTGAAGGTCGGCGCGAGCAGCATGCCGTCCGTGGTCATGGGCTCGTCGGCCGACGAGGTCGAGGCGGTCAGCTCGCTCGGCTTCACCAACACCCCGTCGGACGAGAAGTCGCTGAAGCTCACCCAGGCCCACTTCACGAAGAAGGGCAGCGGCGTCGTCCGGCCGAACGACGACTACCTGGCGCAGCTGAAGACCGGTTTCGCCAGCGGCATGTCCGGCGGCCCGGTCGTCTCCGAGAAGGGCCAGGTCGTCGGGTTCCTCGCGCAGTCCGGCAACGACATCAAGCTGGTCGGGCCCGACGCGATCTCCGAGGCGCTGGCCGCCGTCGGCGTCGAGCCCGAGCGCGGCCCCACCGACCTCGTGTACGAGAACGCGCTGCACAACTACAACAACCAGCTCTACACCGCGGCCGCGCCGAACCTGACCCAGGTGCTCAAGCTCTACCCCGGTCACGGGCTGGCCACCGAGAAGCTGGCCACCGCCCAGCAGCGCAAGGGAACGTCGGCCGACAAGGGCACGAACGGCGCGACCGACACGTCCGGCTTCGGCAACACCGCCGACGGCGGCTCGAGCGACTCCGGCGGCTCCACGAACATCCTGCTCTGGGGTGGCCTGGCCGCGGTCGTCGTCCTCGCGGTGCTGCTCGGCGTCGTGCTGCTCCGCGGCCGCGGCAAGGGCACTCCGGTTCCCGACGGCTCGAGCCCCGACCCGAACCTCATGCCCGGCTACGGAGCCCCGTACCCCGGCCAGGCCGGTCCGCCCCCGGGCTGGGTCGATCCGCGGTACCAGCAGTACGCGGGGCAGCCGTATCCCGGTGTCCCCGCGTACAGCGAGACGCCGTTCCCGGGAGCACCCGACCCGAACTCCGAGGCGCAGACCGTGCTGCGGTACTCGCCGACGAACCCGCCGCCGGTCAGCGGCGTTCCGGCGGTGGCCGGGCCGTCGGTCCCGGGCGCGAGCAACCCGTCCGGCGCCACCGCGGTGATCGGCGGCCAGAGCGCCGAGGGCGCGGCCGCACAGCCCGGTTCGCTGGCCGGCGCGCTCGCCACCCACGGCGAGAGCGCCGCCGGCAGCTGCGACCAGTGCGGGCAGCCGCTCCAGCCGGGGCAGCAGTTCTGCGGATACTGCGGGAACCGGGTGCACTGA